The genomic window GCAAAACTCAAACCCGCTATACCTGAACCAATTACCAGAAAATCTACTTTCCTCATTAATAAAAACATTTAATTATCCACGATGTTAACAACTAGTTGATAAATGTTAACTCTGTGTCTAAATTATCCTAACAAATAAATTTGAATGTTTAAAGCTACTCTAAAAAGACAATTTGCCACAATCTTTTAAGTAATTTTTGAGCACCTTTGTACAAGTAATTAACTTTTTACCCACTTATAAACAATTAACATTCGGGTATTGATAAAAAATGGGCGGCTTTTCGATAGTGCTGAAAATCAAACTCATGATATTAGAGAAATGTAATCTAAATGTTAGTAAACGATTAACAACTTATATAAAAGAACTTTTTTTCGAAACTTGCCAACAATACTAACACACTAATAAACAAACAAGATTTATTTATTTAAAAATACTTATTAATTATTGAGACGTTGAAAGCTTTATCTTTGGCCAACGTCAAAATTCAAAAAAGGAAAATTTTAAAATGAACATAGATGTCTTAGAAGAAATCAATAAAAAAGGTTTCGCAGAAGAAGAAATTGATCCTACGCTCGATCTTTTTGCGGAGATTGAGAAATTAAAAAAGGAAAAGAATGCCATTATTCTTGCACATTATTATCAAGAACCTGACATTCAGGATATTGCAGATTATATTGGCGATAGTTTAGGACTGTCGCAAGAAGCTGCAAAAACAGATGCTGATGTAATTGTGTTTGCTGGTGTGCATTTTATGGCCGAAACGGCAAAGATTTTGTCACCTGATAAAACCGTTTTATTACCAGATGTAAAAGCAGGTTGCTCATTAGCAGATAGTTGTCCGCCCCATCTGTTTAGAAAGTTTAAAGAAAAATATCCAGATCACCTGGTCATCACTTATGTAAACTGCACAGCCGAATTAAAAGCTTTAAGTGACATTGTTTGTACCAGTACGAATGCCGTTCAAATTGTAGAGAGTTTACCTAAAGACCAAAAAATAATCTTCGGTCCGGATCGAAATTTAGGCGCTTATGTAGCAAAGAAAACCGGACGGGATTTGGTATTGTGGAATGGTGCCTGTATGGTGCATGAAATTTTTTCGCAGGAGAAAATTACAAAACTAAAAGAACGCCATCCGAATGCTAAATTTATTGCGCATCCGGAATGTGAAGAAGTGGTTTTGAAAATGGCCGATTATATCGGTTCAACAACCGGGCTTTTAAAATATACCATTACCAATCCTGCTACAGAATTTATTGTAGCTACCGAAAGTGGAATTATCCACCAGATGGAAAAGGCAAATCCAACAAAAACATTTATTCCGGCGCCACCGAATAATAGCTGTGCTTGTAACGATTGCCCATACATGAAAAGAAATACTTTAGAAAAACTATATTTATGTATTAAAAATGGTTTGCCAGAAGTGACTGTACCTGAGCATATTATTGAACTTGCCCGTAAACCGATACAGCGCATGCTTGATATTTCTGCAGAATTGGGATTATAGAAAATAAATCGTCATTGCGAGGAGGAACGACGAAGCAATCTTAATGCGTTCGCTAGTAGCGATAGTTGTAAGATTGCTTCGTGCCTCGCAATGACGAAAAAATAAGTATATGGAAAAAAACAACATCCTTAAAAATTACTCAGGCTTATTATGGCTTTTGGCAGGAATAACTGTTGGAAGTATTGTAGGTTTGATTTTTGGGAAAAGCGTTGAAAGTATAAAACCATTAGGTGATATATTTTTAAACCTGTTGTTTACAGCTGTTATTCCATTGGTATTTTTTGCGGTTTCCTCAGCAATTGCGAATATAGATAGAACAAAAAAGTTAGGCAGATTATTAACCATTATGGTTTTGGTTTTTCTTTCTACCATACTCATTTCGGCGGTTTTAACCTTGGTTGCTACATGGATTTTTCCTATCCATCAACAGTTGGGAAATGCTACTTTACCAACTGAACCAGAAAAAATACAGTCATTTGGCGAACAAATGACCCAACTTTTAACCGTAGGAGAATTTTTCGAGATAGGAAGTAGAAAAAATATGCTGGCATTGATTATTTTTTCAGTACTGG from Flavobacterium sp. W4I14 includes these protein-coding regions:
- a CDS encoding quinolinate synthase (product_source=KO:K03517; cath_funfam=3.40.50.10800; cog=COG0379; ko=KO:K03517; pfam=PF02445; superfamily=142754; tigrfam=TIGR00550) → MNIDVLEEINKKGFAEEEIDPTLDLFAEIEKLKKEKNAIILAHYYQEPDIQDIADYIGDSLGLSQEAAKTDADVIVFAGVHFMAETAKILSPDKTVLLPDVKAGCSLADSCPPHLFRKFKEKYPDHLVITYVNCTAELKALSDIVCTSTNAVQIVESLPKDQKIIFGPDRNLGAYVAKKTGRDLVLWNGACMVHEIFSQEKITKLKERHPNAKFIAHPECEEVVLKMADYIGSTTGLLKYTITNPATEFIVATESGIIHQMEKANPTKTFIPAPPNNSCACNDCPYMKRNTLEKLYLCIKNGLPEVTVPEHIIELARKPIQRMLDISAELGL